CCCGAGAGAACGTCCTCCAGTCGCTCGTGACGCTCGACCAGCGGCGTCCGAAGCAGGTCGTCGCCGTCGGCGTGCAGGCAGTCGAACGCGAACAGGTCGAGTTCGACCTCCTCGCGGGCGCGGGCTACGTCGTGCTTGCGGCGGAATCTGCGCAGGACCTCCTGAAACGGCAGGGGTTCGCCGTCCTCCATGGCGACCACTTCGCCGTCGAGAATCGCCGGAACATCGAGATGCTCGTGGACGTGTTCGACGATTTCCGGGAGTGGGTCGGTCACGTCCTCCATGTTGCGCGAGAAGATGGACACCTCCTCGCCGTCGTAGTGCAGTTGGACGCGCGCCCCGTCGAACTTCCACTCGACTGCGGTCTCCTCCCAGTCGTCCAGCGCGTCGCCGACGGTTCCGGCTTGCGCGAGCATCGCCTGCACGGGGCGGCCGATTTCGAGTTGCATGGCGTTCAGGCCTGTCTCGCCATCTTCGTCGTCTTCACCCGCTCCTTCCCCGTGGGCGACTCGCGCGACTTCCCCGTAGTCGTTCGAGACTTGCAGGGCGCGCGCGACTGACTCGACGGGGACTTCGAACGCCGCCGCGATGGCGTCTCGAACCGTTCCCTCGCCGACGCCGATGCGCATCTCCGAGAGGACGATGCGCGCGAGATAGCGCGCTTCGCGGGAACTCGCACGGTTGAACAGCGCGAAGAGGATGTCTATCTTCTTGTCCTGACTGCCGGAGCCTTCGGCGGCCGCGAGTTCCGCTAGTTTCGCATCGACTTCGCCGACCGTCAAGTCAGATTGGCCCGACCCACCACCGGACCCGAACGCGCCGAGACCCTGCTGGCCGCCGAAGTCGTAGCTCGCGGCGACTTCGCCGATGTCGCCCACCTCGGCGAGTTTCGCCTCTACGTCGTCGGCCGAGACGTTCGTTCCGGCCGCCCGCGCGATGGCTTCGTAGCAGTAGTTCGGCCCGATGTCCAGCGTCCGCGAGGTCCACGCGGGGAAGACGCGACCCTGCACGAACCGGGCGAGGACGGGGAGGTCGTCTCCGTCCTCGTCGCTCGCGGCGCGCTCGAACAGTTCCGTGACGCGCTCGATTATCTCCGTGTCGGCACTCAACGCTTCGATTTCTGCGGCCGTGTCGGCGAACTCCCCGAACTCCATCGCCGATGGGTAGTCGGTAGCCCCAGTTAAACCGCCCGACTCTCGTCTTCACTGTCGCGTCTGTCAGCCAAATTTAACTCGTGGGCGTCCGATTGCCGAGGCGATGCCCTCCACCGACGGACGCTCGTTCATCGACCGACTCGGGTCCGGCTGGCAACGAGCGACCACACATCTCCCGCTGGCGGCAGTTCCCGTACTGACGAGTATCCTCAACATCGACGCGATTCGGCGGGTCCTCTCGTTCCACGGTGGCCACTTCGGCGTCAAGTTTCCGTTTCCGATGACGGTGGCCAACCTCTGGACGTTCGTGAGTCTGCCGAATCAGGGTCCCGGCGTCCACGTCTCACAGATACTATGGCTGTTCCCGATTATCGTCGTCGTCCAGTCTGCGCTCGTCGCGGGCTACCTCGGGAGCGTCCACGACTTGCTAGAGACGGGCGAGTACGACTTCCCCACGAACGTCCGGCGGTACTTCCTCCCCCTGCTGGTCTGGCAGGCGGTCGTCTCACTCCCGACGTTCGCACTCGCCGGTCTCGGACAAGCGGTGGGACCGCTCGTCCTATTGCTGGTTCCGGCGTACTTCGTCGCGGCGTACCTCTTCTACGCGACACCGTACCTGCTCGTCGTCGCGGATGCCGACCTCGGGACGGCGCTCTCCCAGAGTCTCGACTGGGCGCTCTCCGGCGGTTCGTACGCTTCGTTCGCCGTGGCCTATCTGCTGTTCGGGGCGCTGTTCTCGATACTCGTAACCCCGTTCGTGGTCAATCTCGGCGCAATCGGCATCGTCGTCGGTACCGCAGTCACGGCCCCGCTCGCACTCGCGCTGTCGTTCGCGACGACGGAGTTCGTCGCGGACCTCGCGGCGTCCCAATCGTCGTAGGATGTTCGTCACGTCGCTCGCGTGGTTCCGAGCCCGTGGCCCGTGGATTCAAGGTGTCTTAGGTCCGACTCATCGGTATGCCCGAATCCGACCTCGCGGGGCAGGTCGAAGACGTGCTCGCTGTCGATGCCGATGACTTCCAGTCGCGGGTCGAGGAGGACGCCGAGGTTATCGTCGAAGAGATAGATGCCGGAACCTTCGACAACCCGCAGGCCATCATCGGCTTCGAGTACGAGTTCTATGCCGTGGACGCAGAGACGGCCGCGCTCACTCGCGTCCCGCGGCGACTGCTCGAACTCATCGGCTTCGAGAAGGAACTCGGCCTGCACAACGCCGAGATGTCTACCAGTCCGCAACCGCTGAACGAACACGGCTTGGCCGCCCAGGAGTCTGAAGTCAAGGCGCGCCTCTCGGCCGCCGAAGAGCGAACCGGCGCAGAGGGGATGCGGTTGGTCAGCGACGGCCTCTGGACGATTCCACCGGAGGGAGAAACTGCTCGCGAGTACCTCACCGACAGCGTCGAAGACAGAGGCGTGCGCATCGCCTCGAACATGAGCGACTCGGTGCGCTACCACGCGATGGCCAACACCGACGCGCAAGCCGGGATGCAAATCGAGGCTCCACACGTCGAACTCGAAGACGATACGGTGATGCCCGAGAGCCTCATCACGTCGATTCAGCCCCACTATCAGGTACCCCACGCCCGGGACCTCCCGACGTATTTTACCTACGCAGTGCGAATCGCCGCGCCTCTGCTCGCGCTCGGAGTCAACTCGCCCTTTTTCCCGCCGGACCTCTATGCGAGCGACGACCCCGACGAGATTCTGGCCGACGGGTGGCACGAGAACCGAATCAGCGTCTTCGAAACCGTCCTCAATCGCCGCGACGACGAACCCGGCAAAGTTCGGTTCCCCGACGACGTCGAGTCGGTCGAAGACGCCATACAGAACGTCGTCAACGACCGGACGCTGGTGCCGATGCCCGTCGAGAGCGCCGACCGCTTCGACGACGAATTCGCCCATTTCCGGATGAAACACGGCACCTACTGGCGGTGGGTGCGCCCGGTCTTCGGTGGGGCGACTCGCTCGGCCGCGAACGCCCGCATCGAGTTCCGGCCCATCGCGGCCCAACCGACGGTCAGGGACTCCATCGCGTTTCAGGCGGCGTTCGCGGGACTCCTCGAATCCATGTTCCGGCGCGAGCATCCGGTTCGACACCTCGACTGGGTCGTCGCCAAGGACAACTTCTACCGAGCGATGGAGGAGGGACTCGGCGCCGACGTGTACTGGATTACGAACGACGGCGAGGAGACGACCGACCACGAGAAGGTGTACAAAGACATCTTCGCCCACGCCAAAGACGGCTTGCAGTCGCGC
The sequence above is a segment of the Halorussus halophilus genome. Coding sequences within it:
- the ligA gene encoding ATP-dependent DNA ligase LigA; protein product: MEFGEFADTAAEIEALSADTEIIERVTELFERAASDEDGDDLPVLARFVQGRVFPAWTSRTLDIGPNYCYEAIARAAGTNVSADDVEAKLAEVGDIGEVAASYDFGGQQGLGAFGSGGGSGQSDLTVGEVDAKLAELAAAEGSGSQDKKIDILFALFNRASSREARYLARIVLSEMRIGVGEGTVRDAIAAAFEVPVESVARALQVSNDYGEVARVAHGEGAGEDDEDGETGLNAMQLEIGRPVQAMLAQAGTVGDALDDWEETAVEWKFDGARVQLHYDGEEVSIFSRNMEDVTDPLPEIVEHVHEHLDVPAILDGEVVAMEDGEPLPFQEVLRRFRRKHDVARAREEVELDLFAFDCLHADGDDLLRTPLVERHERLEDVLSGGTSALWVSDDPEEIADIEANALEAGHEGIMLKNPDSTYSPGRRGKNWLKRKPDVETLDLVVTGAEWGEGRRASFLGTFLLSARTDSGEFETLGKVATGITDEELAELTELLEPHIKSQDGQEVDISPEVVFEVGYEEIQESPTYSSGYALRFPRFLGVRDDKTPGSADSLERVERLADEQ